The following DNA comes from Mycolicibacterium aromaticivorans JS19b1 = JCM 16368.
GGCCCACGACTATCTATGGCGCCACCAAGCCGCGCTGCCGGAACTGGGACGCATCGCGGTGTTCAACCGGTCCCACTATGAGAACGTGCTCATCACCCGCGTGCACCCGGAGTTGTTGTGGCCCCGCACCGCAGTGCTCGACTCAAAGGACCTCTGGCAGCGGCGGTATCGCGATGTCAACGAGTGGGAGCGCTACCTCACCGACAACGGGACGATCATCGTCAAGGTGTTCCTCAACCTGTCCAAGGGGGAACAGGAGCGCCGGTTCCTGGCACGCATCGAGGAGCCAGAGAAGAACTGGAAGTTCTCAGCTGACGATCTCCGGGAGCGCCGCTTCTGGGACCATTATCAGAAGGCGTTCGGCGACATGCTCAGCCACACCAGCACCGCCTGGGCGCCCTGGCATGTGATTCCGGCAGACCACAAGTGGTTCAGCCACTTGTCGACCTCCGCGGTGCTGCTGGAGACCCTGCGGGACCTCAACCCGCACTATCCCCAGGTCGATGCCGCCGTCAAAACCGAACTGGCGCAAGCAAAGAAGGAACTACTAGGCACCAACACCGGGAAGCGCGCGCAGCTGCCACCGCGACCGACGCCTGAAGAGATTGGGTGACCGCACCACCGACGCTCAGCCGGGGAATCGGACGGTGGTTCCTGGCGTGAGCGCGACGACGCGACCATGGCATTCCACGTCGACTCGGCCGGTGTCGCGCGGATCCACGCTGATGATCACACCCTTGCCGCTGACCCGAAGGTGCAGATGTAGGCCGCGATAGTGGATCGGAACTGCCAGCACGCCCAGTGTCTCCGGCCAGTGCGGGGACAGAATGATGCGGCCGGAACGGGTCTCCAGCCCGGTGAAGCACCGCTGCATCAGGTCGACGCTGCCAGCCATCGCTGCGAGGTGAATGCCCTCGGACGTGGTGCCACCCTGGATGTCGGAAATGTCGGACGTCAGAACCTGTTGGAAGAACTCCATGGCGCGATCACGATTCCCCCGGGCCAGCACCCAGCTGTGGACCACACCACTGAGCGTCGACCCGTGCGATGTGCGGGCGATGTAGTAGTCGACCGTCTTCGGGATCTGTTCGCGCGTGAAGCGGTAGCCGAGCCGGTCTAGTATCTCCCGCAACTCGTCTGACGACATGAGATAGAGCAGCATTAAGGCATCGGCCTGCTTGGACGCCTGGTAGCGATTGACGTCGTCGTCCTCGGCCTCCAAGATGCGGTCGAGGCGCTGGATGTTGCCGTATTTCTCGCGGTAGGCGTCCCAATCCAGCTCCTTGAGATCGCCGTAGCCTTCGAACTGACTGATGACATCCCCAACGGGCTCCGACCCGGTGCTCGGGGCAGAGTGGAACGGGACGAACATCCGGCGGCTCACCTGCTCCCAGTTCGCTAATTCGGCACTGTGCAGTCCCAGCGTCTCCCTCAGGTCGAGGCGGTTCGGCAGGGGTAGCAGATTCAGCGCGTCGAAGGCCCGCATGATCACCCACACCGCCATCACGTTGGTGTACGCGTTGTTGTCGATGCCGTCGTACGGCGCACTCGGATAGCCGGAGTGGAATTCGTCCGGCCCGATCACGCCCCGGATGCTGTAGCGGTCCCGCTCCTCGTCGTAGCTTGCTCTGCTGACGAAGAAGCGTGCGATCTCCGCCAGCATCTCCGCGCCGTAGTCGATCAGATACGCGAGATCGCCGGTGGCCTGGTAGAACTTCCACGCGTTGTAGGCAACGGCGATTCCGATGTGGTGCGCGCGAGCGCTCGAGTCGGGGTTCCACCGGCCGCTGCGCGGATTCAGGTGCAGCAGTGGGCTTTCCTCTCGCCCATCGCTGCCCGACTGCCACGGGAACATCGCGCCGGCATAACCGGCCGCCGCAGCGGCGTGCCTGGCCTCCGGCAGTCTCCGGTAGCGGTATCGCAACAGGGAACGGGTGATCATCGGTAGCCGCAGGTTGAGCACGGGGAAGATGAAAAGCTCGTCCCAGAAGATGTGGCCGCGATACGCCTCGCCGTGCAGTCCGCGCGCCGGCACCCCGACGTCGAGATCGGAACTGTTCGGCGACACCGTCTGCAGCAGATGCAGCAGATGCAGTCGCAGGATGCGCAATTCGCCGGTGAAGTCCTCGAACTCGATGGACAGCCGCTCCCACAGGTGCACCCACTCGGTCAGGTGCCCGTCGAGTAGGTCCGCGAACCGGCCGATCTGGCTCAGCCGGCGTTGGGCGGCGACGCTGGGTTCGGATGTCGCGACGTCGCGCCCCGTATAGAGGGTTACCACCTTCTCCACCGTCACCGACTCACCGATTGACAGCCGCACGGAGATGTCGTGGCCGATTTCTGCGTCCTCGTCGAATGGCTGATAGGCAGCCGGCACGGGCTCGCCGTCGCGCCAGACGGTGCTACGCGCCGCCATTGCGATGGGAATACGAGACTGGTTCGTCTGCATCGCCAAAAGCACCGAATTGCCTGAGATTTCGCGCTTCTCCAGCATTTCGAGATGAGCGTCGGCCAAGTCGCGATAACGCTCGACCAACGCGTTGCGGACATTGCCGTCCAGCGTCGAGCGAACCTCGATCACCCCTGACCAATTCTCGGCGACGATCGTCGTCGCGAGCGCACCAACGTGCGGCATGTGCATCGCGATGAACCGTTGTTGGGTCAGTGCGCTCGTGCGGCCTGCGTCATCGGTGAAACGGACCTCGCGCGTCAGAACCGCGCCGCGAAGATCCAGGGTCTGCCGGTAGGACAGCACCGTGACCGCGTCGATGTCGAACCAACTGCCGTCGTCGATCCGGAAGGTCAGCGCCAGCCAGTTGGGCAGGTTCACCAGACTCTCGTTGTCGATCGTCTCGCCCGAAATGTCGTCGACGAGACGGTTGTACACCCCTGCGGCATAGGTGCCCGGGTAGTGCACCTGCCCGGCTTTCGACTCGGGCGCAGCACCCCGGATGGCGAAATAGCCGTTCCCCACTGTGCACAACGCCTCCCGGAGCTTTTCGCTCTGCGGGTCATATCCCTCGAAGGTGAAGTCCCAGGCCTCGCCCGACGCGTGATTCTTGTAGGCCAGCCACCGAGACCCGCGCTCGATGAACGCACGCACCTGATCGGGACCGGCCAGGGTGAAATGAGCAGCGGTCTTGCGGTCGCCGTCCTCGTCGTGCCCCACGACGATCCCGATACCGTCGAATTGCACTGCATCGAAAGCATCTTCGTCGGTCATATCGTCGCCGATGTAGATCGGCAGCAGGGAATCGGACCCATCGATTCGGTCGAGGATCCAGGCCAGCGTGGTTCCTTTGTCCCAGTCGATGTCCGGGCGCAGCTCGACGAGCATGCGCCCGCTGGTGACCCGTAGATCATCGTGCTGTCCGAGCCGGTGCGTCGCGGCGACGATCTCGCCGACGTGTTCAGGGGCGACCTCGCGGTAATGCACCGCCACGGCGAAGCGCTTGTGCTCCACTCGTACACCGGGAATGTGCGCCAGGGTTGCGCGTAGCTCGTCGGCTGCGTTGCGCAGGGCGGCCACGGCCGCAGCGGCCGCCTCGTTCTGGTGGTACGTGCCGTCGGGTCCGATCAGCTCGAACCCATGGCTGCCGGCGTACCAGATGCCAGGTATGCCCACCCGGTCGCGGATGTCGGCGAGGTCGCGGCCGCTCAGGACCGCCACGGGGCACACCGCGGAGACGAGTTTCAGCGCCTCGGCCCCTCCCTCGACGAGCTCGGCCGCGGCGGGATCGGACACGATCGGGGCCAATGTTCCGTCGTAGTCGAGAAACAACACCGACTGTCGGGCATTGATGACACCGATGAGCTGACCGTAGGCTTCCAGCGCATTCGGGAGGTCGGAGATGCGCTTGTCCCCTGCCCGAACCGCGACGTCGGCAAGGTCTGCCAGCACGACATCGGCTCCGCACCGCACCAGCGTGTCGGGGTCCCCGGTTCCGTCGAGGCCGATAACAAGTGCGAATCCGCCATCGTGAGCCGCGGTCACCCCGGCGTCGGTGTCCTCCACGACGGCCGCACGTTGTGGACTGACCCCGAGGCGGCGTGTGGCGCCCTCCAGACTGTCGATGCAGACATCGAACAGATCATCTACCCCGGCTGCTTTCAACACGTCCTGAAAGCGCGGGTTGGACCCGTGGGCCGCCGTTGCGACGCCGCCGCCGCGCAGCTTGCGCGCCAGTTCGACCATCGCCCCGAACAGTCTCGGGTCATCGATCAACGCACCATCGAGGTCGAAGATCACCGCGTCGTGATAGCGGGGGTCGACAGTGACCGGCAACTTCACTGCTCAGCTCCTCAACAAATTGGCGATGGGCCGCAACGGAATTCGGCGGCGTTCATGACGAGTGCGCAAGCTGTTGCTCGAGCTGCAGCAACTGGCCGGTGGTCCTCACCACCGTGTCAGGATTGAGGCTGATCGAATCGATACCGAGGCGGACCAGGAACTCGGCCATGTCGGGATAGTCCGACGGCGCCTGACCACACAGACCCGAGTGGATACCGTTGCGGCGGCAGCCCTCCACGGCCAGGCGGATCATCTCCATGACTCCTTCGTCGCGTTCGTCGTAGTCGAACGCCACGATCTCGCTGTCTCGGTCGACACCGAGGGTGAGCTGAGTCAGATCGTTGGAACCGATGGAGAATCCGTCGAAGCGTTTGGCGAACTCGTCGATCAGGATCACGTTGTTGGGGATCTCGCACATCGCGTACACCTTGAGCCCGTTCTCGCCGCGGCGCAGACCGAGCTCGGCCATCGTCGCCAGAACCAGGTCCGCCTCGGCGACCCTGCGGACGAACGGCAGCATGAGCACGACGTTGGTCAGGCCCATCTCCTCGCGGACCCGCCGCATCGCGCGGCACTCCAGCGCGAAGCCCTCGGCATACGCGGGGTGGGCGTAACGCGAGGCGCCACGGAAACCCAGCATCGGATTACTTTCGGAGGGTTCGAAGCTCGCTCCGCCGACCAGGCTGGCGTACTCATTGGTCTTGAAGTCCGACATCCGCACCACGACGGGCTTCGGCCAGAAGGCGGCCGCAATCGTGCCGATCCCCTCGGAGAGGCGCTCGGAAAAGAAGGCAGCCCCGTCGGGATAACCCTGGATGAGCCGGTCGATGGTGCGGCGGGCCTCGGCGTCGTCGACCTTCTCCGGGTGCAGCAGGGCCATCGGGTGGACCCTGATGTATTCGCTGATGATGAATTCCATCCGCGCCAGTCCCACACCATCGTTGGGCAGGAAGGACGTCTTGAAGGCGAGGTCGGGGTTCCCCAGGTTGATCATGATCTCGGTGCGCGGCCGCGGCATGTCCCCCACTTCGGTGCTATCCACACGGAAGGCCAGCGCGCCGCGGTAAACGCGTCCCGAGTCACCCTCGGCGCACGACACCGTCACAACGGTGCCGTCGGGGACGGACGTGGTCGCGTCGCCTGCGCCCACCACGGCCGGGATACCGAGCTCCCGGGCGATGATCGAGGCGTGGCAGGTGCGTCCGCCCCGGTTGGTGACGATCGCGGCGGCGGTCTTCATCACCGGCTCCCAGTCGGGAGTGGTGGTGTCGGCGATCAGGACCTCGCCCGGCTGGAACTGCGCCAGATGCGTGACGTTCTCGATCCGCCTCGCGGTGCCCGACGCGATCCTCTCCCCAACAGAGCGGCCCTCGGCGAGGATCTCGCCCCGGCCCTCGAGCACGTAGCTCTCCAGCGCGGTCATGCTGCGCTGGGAGGCCACCGTCTCCGGCCGGGCCTGCACGATGTAGAGCTTTCCGTCCAGGCCGTCCTTGGCCCACTCCATGTCCATGGGGTGCCCGTAGTGCCCCTCGATCGTGCACGCATAGCCGGCCAGTTCCAGGACGTCTTCATCGGAGAGGCAGAATCGGGCGCGGTCGGCTTTGGGGGTGGGAATGTTGCGCGTGGTGTACTTCGTCTGCCCCTCGACGAAGATCATCTTCACCGCCTTGTCGCCAAGCAGTCGACGCAACACCGCGCGATGCCCGGCCAGGTAGGTCGGCTTGTGGACATAGAACTCGTCGGGGTCGACCGCGCCCTGAACCACGTTCTCGCCGAGACCGTATGCGCCAGTCACGAACACCACGTCGCGAAAGCCCGATTCGGTGTCCAGGGAGAACATCACCCCCGACGAGGCCAGGTCGGAGCGCACCATTTTCATCACGCCGATCGACAGCGAGACCTTGAACTGATCGAAACCCTGATCGAGGCGGTAGTGAATGGCGCGATCGGTGAACAAGCTCGCGAAACACCGGCGGCACGCATCGAGGAGGCTCTCTTCGCCCTTGACGTTGAGATAGGTGTCCTGCTGGCCGGCGAAGCTCGCGGTCGGCAGGTCCTCGGCGGTCGCCGACGACCGCACAGCCAGACTGACCTCGTCCCCGTACTCGTCTTGGAGCCTGCGGTAGGCCTCGACGATCTCGGTGGCCAGGTCATCGGGAAGCCCGGCGCCGTAGACGATCTCCCGGGCACGTTTGGCCTTGCGTGCCAGCGCGGTGACGTCGGTCGGGTCGAGATCGTCCAGTTCGGCATGCAGCGGTTCCCAGGCGCCGGCGGCATCCAGCATGTAGCGATACGCCTCGGCGGTGATGGCAAAACCGTTCGGGATGCGCACGCCCTGTCCGGCCAGCTTTTGGTACATCTCGCCCAGCGAGGCGTTCTTGCCGCCCACCAACGGCACATCGGCGATGCCGAACTCCTCGAAGAAGCGGACGTATTTGGGAATGCTCATGATCTATCCCTTCCCGACGCGCAAATGCGGTCGGATCCTGGCTCCCGCATGCAGTGGGGCCAAGATCCGCGAGTGCCGTTGCCCGACAACGCCTTTTCCACACCTGTCAACTTCGCACGGGGGGACACCCGCAGACAGGGCCGAAGGTCACCACATCGACACACGGCCGCAGGTCCCGGCGGAAAATGGCGTGGCGTATCTGCTGGTTCGCGTGCCGGGGGACGCCCCCAGCGGGGCTTGCGGTTGGTCGCTCTTTTAGCTGTTGCGCCGCACCGGGTTTCCGCGACGCTGTTCATGACAGACCACTCGGTGTTGAAGTGCTTCCGGACGAGGGTCGACGGGTGTCAGGCGTGACGACTTCTGCCGGTGGAGCCGTCCGCACTGCCCATGACTCGGTGACCTTGGACCCTTATCCATCCGGAATTGTGGGCGCAACATCGCCGGGATGATCACCTACGACCTGGACAAGGCGAGTTCCATCCTCACGGTGCACCCGGAGTCCTCGCTCGACAAGGACGACTTCGATCAGATGGCCAAGGCGATTGACCCCGAGATCGAGGCCCACGGCGATCTCGCCGGCCTGATCATCAATGCGCAGGCCTTCCCCGGTTGGGACAGCTTCGGCGCGATGGTGACCCACTTCCGCTTCATCCGCGACCATCAGAAGCACATCAAGAAGGTTGCGGTGGTCACCGACTCCCACATGGGGGATGCCGCCGAACATTTGGCGTCGCATTTCGTCTCAGCGGAGGTCAGGCATTTCCCCGCTGACCACGTCGAGCAGGCTCGACAGTGGATCTCCGACGGTCCATAAAGTGCTGTGCTGCAATGCCACTGGTGGATCAGTTTGGCGGACTCAGCTGGCCTAGGATGTGAGCCAGGCACCCCGTATGACCAAACTGACCGAGAATAACCCCAGCTCACCCGGCGGGTCTCTGACTCCTGAGCAGGCTCGCGCGGACGCCGCAGACCTGCGGGCCGCGATCGACGACCTCGCCGGTCTGGTGTCGGGAGGTCTCGGACTGCCCGAATTGCTCGCTGAGGTTGCGGCTTTTGCCGTTCACGCGATCCCGGGTGCTGAGGGAGCCGGGGTGACCTTGCTGCGGGTCGACCGGGAAGAGAATATGGTCCAGGCGCTGGCCGCGAGCGCGCCGTTCGTCGCCGAGATCGACGAGATTCAGTACGTGAGCCTGCAGGAAGGGCCCTGCATCACAGCGGCACGTGAACGGCGCACGGTACGGTCCGGGTCCTTGGGTGGGGAGGCCATGTGGCCGCGGTTCGGCCCACGGGTGGGCCGGCTCGGAGTGCACAGCGTGCTGTCACTGCCGCTATTACTGCGCGATCAGGTTGTCGGGGCGATCAACGTATACGCCCACGGCAAAGACGCCTTTGACGCGCACGCTGCCGAACTCGGCGAACTGTTCGCCAAGCCCGCCGCCGTGGCGGTGCACAACGCCCAGGTCCTCGCGCAGGCTAGGGCATTGTCCGCCCAGTTGCAGACCGCGCTGGCGACTCGACCGGTAATCGACCAGGCTATCGGCCTGATCCGCGGACGCACCGGGCGCAACGACGAGGAGGCCTTCGCACAGCTGCGGGCCATGAGCCAGTCCGAACACCGTAAGTTGACGGACGTGGCTCAACGCATGATCGACGAAGCCGTGCGCCGCGCCCGCGCCCGCAACAACCCGAGCTGAGGCCACATTCTCCTGCCGGCCCACGGCGAAATGTGCGCCTCGGTTGTCAGGACCAACGTGAAAATGTTTGTGAGCGAGGATATCTCGGCAATCTCGTTGCTCAGCCCTCCGAGTCGTGAAGCTTGTTCAACGTCCGGTCCGCGCTGCGAACGACGCTGCGCAGAAACTGGTATTGCGTCGTGACGAGCTCGTCGGCCAATTCGAGAGCGCCGTCGACGAGCGTCTCACGCAGCGGATGTACCGCCTCGGGAAGTGCCTTGTCGACGGTGTCGACGAACTTGCGGATGGCCGCGATCGCAGCCTGCTGTCCGGTTTTGACCGAGTCGAGCACCTCGTCCGACAGGTCTACTGCTCGGGGCAGCACATCCACGGTCTTCGCGGCGCCCTCGCTCGTCTTGCCGTTCTTGGTCGTTTCGGGGTGCTGAGTCATGGCGAAGCTCCTAAATACTGAACACAGACGGGTGCCGTCAGGTCGACCGGCCTGCTACGAATGGAACCCGGACACGGTGTCTCCGTGGTTTCCAATCCTCTTACTTCAGCATCCGCACTTGTGGTTTCGCCCGACAGGGTCTTTCGACCCCGGAAGCAGGGCGGCGCATGCTTGGCGGCGGCAAGTGGTGAGCGGTGAGCGGTGAAAAGGGATCTGTGAATACACGATTCGTGGCCGAGTCGGCCATCGGGCTTTGCGAACGCAAAGTCCACGCTGCTCGGCGTTCGCCTCAACCGTCGAGCCGATGCTTGTACGATGCACATCATTTGCAAGCGCGATAGAAAACCGGTCCGTGTCAGAACCAACGATTCAATTCCGCCGCCTCGCCGAGCAGGTTGCTGATCAACTTCGACGGCGAATTCTGTTGGGCGAGCTGGCCGACGGCAGCATCCTGCCCAAAGAGGACGAACTGCTGCGCGAGTTCCCGGTGAGCAAGCCGTCGCTGCGCGAGGCGATGCGGATCCTGGAGGCCGAGGGACTGCTGCGGGTGCGGCGCGGCAAGCTCGGCGGCGCGGTGGTGCGCCGCCCCAACGCCGCGAACGTCGCCTACACCATCGGACTGGTGCTCGGCTCGCAAGACGTGAGCCTGTCGGATGTAGGTGGGGCGCTGCGGCAGATGGAGCCGGCATGCGCAGCGTTGTGCGCCGAACGCGCCGACCGAGGACACATGGTCGTTCCGGCGCTGCGTGCACTGCACGCCGAGGCAGTCGAGGCCGCCGACGACTTCCAGAGCGCGATTTCGGCGAGCCGTCGCTTCCACGAAGCGCTGGTTGCCCTGTGCGGGAACCAGACCATGATCATGCTGGCCGGGGCGCTCGAGACGCTGTGGTCGGCACACGAGCAGGGCTGGTCGACGCGGGTGACCGACGACGGCATCGTGCCCATCGACGAGCGGCTGGCCGTCCTCGAGGAGCACCGGCAGGTGATCGACGCGATCGAGTCCGGCGATGCCCACAGGGCCCACGACCTCGCCGCCGCGCATCTGATCACCGCACAGCACTACCCCGGATCGGCGGGAATGGTCGACCCCGCGATGGTGCGGCACTGGGATCATTGACTCCGGTCCTTATTTTCATATGATTTGGTGATGGCTGATCCCGCCGTCGTGAGCAGCGCCGAAGCGGCGCACTACCGGGCCGCCGGCTGGTGGACGGACAGGACGCTGTCCGACTGCGTACGTCGCAACGCGGCGGGCTCCCCCGACAAGGCCGCCTACGTCGACTTCACCCCCGACTCTTCGGACCGGGCGCTGACCTGGTCGGAGTTCGACAACGCCGCCACCAACCTGGCCGTGCGGCTGCATCGTCTGGGCGTAGCCCCCGGTGACCGGGTGGCGGTCTGGCACGGCGACAGCATCGCCATCCACGTCCTGCTGGTGGCGATCGAGCGCTGCGGCGCGGTGAGCGTCGGCCTCGGCGCGCGCGCCGGGGTCCGCGAGGCCACGCAGATCATGCGGACCGCGCAGCCGTCACTTCTGGTCAGCGACGAGGGGCGTGCCGCGCAGGCCGCGCAGGCTGCCGCCGACGCATCGGTGCGGGCGGTGGTGATCGGGGCCGGCGACCTCACCATCGACACCGCTGCGGCTTCCATGACCGAGCTCTCGCAGGTCGGGCCGGACGACGCCTTCCTGATCAACTCCACCTCGGGAACCACCGGGCTGCCGAAATGTGTTGTGCACAACCAGAACCGGTGGCATTACTTTCATCAGAAGGCGGTCGCCAACGGCGAGCTGACCGCCGACGACGTCTTCCTGCCGGTCATCCCCACCCCGTTCGGATTCGGAATCTGGACCTCCCACACCACACCCATCTACCTCGGGGCGACGACCGTGCGCATCGAGCGGTTCGACGCCGCGGCGACATGCGCCGCCATCGAACGCCACCGAGCGACCGTATTATGCTGTGTAAGTACACAATTGATGATGATCCTGGCCAACGACGCCTCGCGCGAGCATGACCTGTCCAGTCTGCGGGTGGTGTTCACCGGCGGCGAACCGCTGCCATACACCCAGGCCGCGCGATTCGAGGAACTGACGGGCGTCACGATCCTGCAGTTCTACGGCTCCAACGAGACCGGCATGCTCAGCGCCACGACCGTCGACGACTCACTACACCATCGGCTGCGTACCGCCGGGCGCATCGTCCCCGAGATGCAGGTCCGCCTCTTCGACGGAGACGACGATGTCACGAAATCCGGTCGGGGCCAGCCTGCTTGCCGCGGACCTGCGCTGAGCCTCGGCTATCTGGGCGGCACCGATCACGACAAGCTGTACACAAGGGACGGCTGGATGCGGATGGGTGACATCTGCGACCTGGACGACGACGGCTACCTGGTGCTCGCCGGACGAACCTCGGATTTCATCCTGCGCGGCGGCAAGAACATCAGCGCGGTCGCGGTGGAGGAGGTCGTGGCCAGCCACCCCGCCATCGCCGTAGCCGCCGCCGTGGCGATGCCCGATCCCCTGTTCGGGGAGCGGGTGTGCGTGTTCGCCGAACTCAAGAACCCCGGTGACACGCTCGTGCTCAGCGAGCTCGTCGAGCACCTGCTGGCGCAAGGTGTCTCCAAAGAACTGCTGCCCGAACGGCTCGAGGTGCTCGACGAGTTGCCGCGGTCATCCGGCGGCAAGATCGCCAAAGGCCAACTCCGCGAAACCATTCGATCGATACTGGAGCAATCATGAGCACACCGGAAGTGCGCCGGGGCGGCCTGGGAGTATGGGCGCCCTCGACGATGCCGCCCATCGGCGTCGACCTCACCGACGAGCAGAAGATGGCGATCGCGTTTCGCCACCTCGCAGACATCGGGTTCGCGGAGAACATGGCCGGCCACATCACCTGGCAACCCGACGGGCACAGTGAGATGTTCGTCAACCCCTGGGGGCTGTGGTGGCAGGAGCTCACCGCATCCGACATCTGCGTCGTCGACGAGGACGCGCACGTGCTCCGCGGCCGCTGGGATGTCACTCCGGCCATCCACCTGCACACCGAGATCCACCGGCAGCGACCCGATGCCCGGGTGGTGATTCACAACCACCCGTACTACGTCAGTCTCATCGCCGCGCTGGGAATGCTGCCTGAACTCGTCCACCAGACCGGGGCGCTGTTCCTCGACGACATGTATCTGGTGGAGAAGTACGACGGCGAGATCGACGCTCCCTGGCGCGCAGCCGAACTCGCAGGCCAGATCGGATCGGCCAACCTGATCATCCTGGCCAACCACGGCGTGATCGCCACCGGTCATGATCTGGCCGCGGCGGTATACCGCGCGGTGTCCATCGAACGGGTATGCCGACTGGCCTACGACGTGCTGGTCAGCGGGCGCGAGCCGTCGAAGATGAATCGCGGCGACCTGGTCGGCATGCAGGCCTCGCTGATCGAACGTGCCGCCGACGTGTACTGGGCCGGCGCTGCGCGCATAACCATCAAGGCCGACCGCGGCGTGCTGGACTGAAAGGGACTCCTGTCATGGCTTCCATCGAGGATCTGCAGTCGAATCTGAGCTTCACCACCGCCAAGACCGGTGCCGAAAGGACCGTGACATTTCTGCCGGAACCGGAACGCGCCGAACGGTTTTACACGGTCATCTCGGTCGACGATCACATCGTCGAACCACCCGACACCTTCGAGGGCCGGGTGCCGAGCAAGTTCGCCGACCGGGCGCCGCGGGTGGTGGACACCGGGGACGGCGGCCAGACCTGGATGTACGACGGGAAGTCGCTGCCCAATGTCGGGTTCAATGCCGTGGTCGGCAGGCCGGTGTCGGAGTACGGCTTCGAGCCGGCCCGATTCGACGAAATGCGCCGCGGCGCTTGGGATATCCACGCCCGAGTCAAGGACATGGATGTCAACGGCGTGTACGCGTCGCTGAACTTTCCGTCCTTCCTGCCGGGCTTTGCCGGTCAACGGCTGCAGCAGGTGACCACCGATCGGGACCTGGCGATGGCGTCGGTGCGGGCCTGGAACGACTGGCACATCGACGCGTGGGCCGGGGCCTACCCCGACCGGATCATCCCCTGCCAGCTGCCCTGGCTGCTCGACCCCGACGTCGGCGCACAGATGATCTACGAGAACGCCGAACGGGGATTCCATGCGGTGACGTTCAGCGAGAATCCGGCGCTCCTGGGGCTGCCGACCATCCACTCGGGTTACTGGGAGCCCATGATGGCGGCCTGCGCGGAGACGGGCACTGTGCTGAACCTTCACATCGGCTCGTCGGGAACCTCACCGTCGACCACCGATGACGCCCCGCCCGACGTGCCCGGTGTGCTGTTCTTCGCCTATGCCATCAGCGCGGCGGTGGACTGGCTGTACTCGGGAGTGTGCACCCGGTACCCGGACCTTCGAATCTGCTTGTCGGAAGGCGGAATCGGCTGGGTGGCCGGCCTGCTGGACCGTCTCGACCACATGCTGAGCTACCACGAGATGTACGGGACGTGGAAGCGCCTCGGGGAAACGCTGACGCCGGCGGAGGTGTTCACCCGCAACTTCCGGTTCTGCGCGGTCGAGGATCAGTCGTCGTTCGTGCAGTACGACCGGATCGGCGCGGACAACATCATGCTCGAGGCGGACTACCCGCACTGCGACTCGACGTGGCCGCACACCCAGCGCACCATCCGCGAACAGATCAGCGGTCTGCCTGACGAGATCATCCGCAAAGTGACATGGGAGAACGCG
Coding sequences within:
- a CDS encoding PPK2 family polyphosphate kinase, whose product is MSVQWTTLAAATRVTPGSTVDLMKHFDPGRRDEKLGKDGGIAALAEAEAALLDLQDRFFAQADRSLLIVLQGIDAAGKDGTIKHVMSGLNPEGVDIHSFKAPSAGEQAHDYLWRHQAALPELGRIAVFNRSHYENVLITRVHPELLWPRTAVLDSKDLWQRRYRDVNEWERYLTDNGTIIVKVFLNLSKGEQERRFLARIEEPEKNWKFSADDLRERRFWDHYQKAFGDMLSHTSTAWAPWHVIPADHKWFSHLSTSAVLLETLRDLNPHYPQVDAAVKTELAQAKKELLGTNTGKRAQLPPRPTPEEIG
- the ppsA gene encoding phosphoenolpyruvate synthase, coding for MSIPKYVRFFEEFGIADVPLVGGKNASLGEMYQKLAGQGVRIPNGFAITAEAYRYMLDAAGAWEPLHAELDDLDPTDVTALARKAKRAREIVYGAGLPDDLATEIVEAYRRLQDEYGDEVSLAVRSSATAEDLPTASFAGQQDTYLNVKGEESLLDACRRCFASLFTDRAIHYRLDQGFDQFKVSLSIGVMKMVRSDLASSGVMFSLDTESGFRDVVFVTGAYGLGENVVQGAVDPDEFYVHKPTYLAGHRAVLRRLLGDKAVKMIFVEGQTKYTTRNIPTPKADRARFCLSDEDVLELAGYACTIEGHYGHPMDMEWAKDGLDGKLYIVQARPETVASQRSMTALESYVLEGRGEILAEGRSVGERIASGTARRIENVTHLAQFQPGEVLIADTTTPDWEPVMKTAAAIVTNRGGRTCHASIIARELGIPAVVGAGDATTSVPDGTVVTVSCAEGDSGRVYRGALAFRVDSTEVGDMPRPRTEIMINLGNPDLAFKTSFLPNDGVGLARMEFIISEYIRVHPMALLHPEKVDDAEARRTIDRLIQGYPDGAAFFSERLSEGIGTIAAAFWPKPVVVRMSDFKTNEYASLVGGASFEPSESNPMLGFRGASRYAHPAYAEGFALECRAMRRVREEMGLTNVVLMLPFVRRVAEADLVLATMAELGLRRGENGLKVYAMCEIPNNVILIDEFAKRFDGFSIGSNDLTQLTLGVDRDSEIVAFDYDERDEGVMEMIRLAVEGCRRNGIHSGLCGQAPSDYPDMAEFLVRLGIDSISLNPDTVVRTTGQLLQLEQQLAHSS
- the otsB gene encoding trehalose-phosphatase; the encoded protein is MKLPVTVDPRYHDAVIFDLDGALIDDPRLFGAMVELARKLRGGGVATAAHGSNPRFQDVLKAAGVDDLFDVCIDSLEGATRRLGVSPQRAAVVEDTDAGVTAAHDGGFALVIGLDGTGDPDTLVRCGADVVLADLADVAVRAGDKRISDLPNALEAYGQLIGVINARQSVLFLDYDGTLAPIVSDPAAAELVEGGAEALKLVSAVCPVAVLSGRDLADIRDRVGIPGIWYAGSHGFELIGPDGTYHQNEAAAAAVAALRNAADELRATLAHIPGVRVEHKRFAVAVHYREVAPEHVGEIVAATHRLGQHDDLRVTSGRMLVELRPDIDWDKGTTLAWILDRIDGSDSLLPIYIGDDMTDEDAFDAVQFDGIGIVVGHDEDGDRKTAAHFTLAGPDQVRAFIERGSRWLAYKNHASGEAWDFTFEGYDPQSEKLREALCTVGNGYFAIRGAAPESKAGQVHYPGTYAAGVYNRLVDDISGETIDNESLVNLPNWLALTFRIDDGSWFDIDAVTVLSYRQTLDLRGAVLTREVRFTDDAGRTSALTQQRFIAMHMPHVGALATTIVAENWSGVIEVRSTLDGNVRNALVERYRDLADAHLEMLEKREISGNSVLLAMQTNQSRIPIAMAARSTVWRDGEPVPAAYQPFDEDAEIGHDISVRLSIGESVTVEKVVTLYTGRDVATSEPSVAAQRRLSQIGRFADLLDGHLTEWVHLWERLSIEFEDFTGELRILRLHLLHLLQTVSPNSSDLDVGVPARGLHGEAYRGHIFWDELFIFPVLNLRLPMITRSLLRYRYRRLPEARHAAAAAGYAGAMFPWQSGSDGREESPLLHLNPRSGRWNPDSSARAHHIGIAVAYNAWKFYQATGDLAYLIDYGAEMLAEIARFFVSRASYDEERDRYSIRGVIGPDEFHSGYPSAPYDGIDNNAYTNVMAVWVIMRAFDALNLLPLPNRLDLRETLGLHSAELANWEQVSRRMFVPFHSAPSTGSEPVGDVISQFEGYGDLKELDWDAYREKYGNIQRLDRILEAEDDDVNRYQASKQADALMLLYLMSSDELREILDRLGYRFTREQIPKTVDYYIARTSHGSTLSGVVHSWVLARGNRDRAMEFFQQVLTSDISDIQGGTTSEGIHLAAMAGSVDLMQRCFTGLETRSGRIILSPHWPETLGVLAVPIHYRGLHLHLRVSGKGVIISVDPRDTGRVDVECHGRVVALTPGTTVRFPG